The following coding sequences are from one Lolium rigidum isolate FL_2022 chromosome 6, APGP_CSIRO_Lrig_0.1, whole genome shotgun sequence window:
- the LOC124660619 gene encoding protein IQ-DOMAIN 3-like, which translates to MGKKGKWFSAVRRVFSSSDPEGKEAKTEKLDKPKSRKKWPFGSKSKHFDPPTLPVSEVAPVAPSPLPLPLPPTEPPQPQSEEIKDIKPVETESEQNKHAYSVALASAVAAEAAAVAAQAAAEVVRLTAVPTATPKTHVCSKEELAAVKIQTAFRGYLARRALRALRGLVRLKSLVDGNAVKRQTAHTLHCTQTMTRVQTQIYSRRVKMEEEKQALQRQLQLKHQRELEKMKMDEDWDHSHQSKEQIEASLMMKQEAALRRERGLAYAFSHQWKNSGRTVTPTFTDQGNPNWGWSWMERWMSARPCDNQVVSNKDLKDSALTKNLSTSAARTFVPRALSIQRPATPSKSSRPPSRQSPSTPPSKDPWSAGKFRPSSPRDSWLYRDDDLRSITSIRSERPRRLSTGGASVQDDASLTSTPALPSYMQSTKSARAKSRYHMVFADKFEVPQRASLVQSSIKKRLSFPVADKPNVATADKPMERARRHSEPPKVDPASLKDVHVP; encoded by the exons ATGGGTAAGAAAGGGAAGTGGTTTAGTGCTGTCAGGAGAGTCTTCAGCTCCTCTGATCCGGAGGGGAAGGAAGCCAAG ACTGAGAAGCTCGACAAGCCAAAATCCAGGAAGAAATGGCCATTTGGCAGCAAGTCAAAGCACTTCGATCCACCGACCTTGCCAGTGTCAGAGGTTGCTCCAGTTGCTccgtcgccgctgccgctgccactTCCGCCTACGGAGCCTCCTCAGCCACAATCCGAGGAGATTAAGGATATCAAGCCAGTCGAAACGGAGAGTGAACAAAACAAGCATGCCTACTCTGTTGCCCTTGCCTCCGCTGTCGCTGCGGAAGCTGCTGCGGTCGCCGCCCAGGCCGCTGCTGAGGTCGTCCGCCTCACAGCTGTCCCCACAGCCACACCAAAAACGCATGTTTGTTCAAAGGAAGAACTCGCTGCTGTCAAGATTCAGACCGCCTTCAGGGGTTATCTG GCAAGGAGAGCACTGCGGGCACTGAGAGGACTAGTTAGGCTAAAGTCGCTAGTTGATGGAAATGCTGTCAAACGCCAAACAGCCCACACCTTGCATTGCACACAAACAATGACAAGAGTTCAAACCCAAATCTACTCTAGAAGggtgaagatggaggaggaaaaaCAGGCTCTTCAAAGACAGCTCCAGTTGAAGCACCAAAGGGAACTCGAGAAAATGAAG ATGGATGAAGACTGGGATCATAGCCATCAATCGAAAGAACAGATCGAGGCCAGCTTAATGATGAAACAGGAAGCTGCACTAAGACGAGAAAGAGGACTTGCATATGCATTTTCTCATCAG TGGAAGAATTCTGGCCGAACTGTAACACCAACATTCACAGACCAAGGGAATCCTAATTGGGGCTGGAGCTGGATGGAACGCTGGATGTCAGCAAGGCCGTGCGATAACCAAGTGGTGTCAAACAAGGATCTTAAAGACTCTGCTCTTACGAAAAATCTCAGTACTAGCGCTGCTCGAACCTTTGTACCCCGTGCTCTCTCAATTCAGAGACCGGCAACACCAAGCAAGTCAAGCCGTCCACCGAGCCGGCAATCACCATCAACACCCCCATCAAAGGACCCCTGGTCTGCAGGAAAGTTCAGACCATCAAGTCCAAGGGATAGCTGGCTCTACAGGGATGATGACCTGAGGAGCATCACAAGCATACGCTCCGAGCGCCCAAGGAGGCTGAGCACAGGTGGAGCCTCGGTCCAGGATGATGCAAGCCTAACAAGCACGCCTGCTCTCCCCAGCTACATGCAGTCCACAAAGTCCGCAAGGGCAAAGTCCCGGTACCACATGGTATTCGCCGACAAGTTTGAGGTACCTCAAAGAGCATCTCTGGTCCAGTCGTCAATAAAGAAGCGCCTATCCTTCCCAGTGGCAGACAAACCAAATGTTGCTACTGCTGATAAGCCGATGGAAAGAGCGAGGCGTCATTCAGAACCTCCGAAGGTGGATCCTGCCTCCCTGAAAGACGTCCATGTTCCCTGA
- the LOC124667356 gene encoding coatomer subunit delta-3-like, with protein MVVLAASIISKSGKVLASRQFVDMSRIRIEGLLAAFPKLVGTGKQHTYVETENVRYVYQPIEALYLLLITNKQSNILEDLDTLRLLSKLVPEYSPSLDEEGVCKAAFQLIFAFDEALSLGNKENITVAQVIQNCEMESQGEKLHKLMMQSKINDTNEVMRRKVTEIEKIKIERNKTENEKSGPKRTPNNFNDMNRDPVFHDIDLLPNKAKEHPSAPSDALKKAPVKGMVLSKEQKKTDQFIKSLEAEGEVILEDTQLSAIQSRSSSSIPPSDPITVTIEEKLNATVKMDGGVSNFYIQGTLALQVLDVVDGFLQLQIEKQDVPGLTFKTHPNINKELFNSQHIVGATDPNRPFPSGQNETHLVRWRIEGLGESFLPLTVNCWPSVHGNTANVNIDYEASEMFDLHNVVISIPLPALREAPSVKHIDGEWKYDPRKSVLEWSVILIDQSNRSGSMEFSVPAADPSTFFPISVGFSALNTFSSLKVTAVRPLGEGSSKYSQRVRLVTDKYEVV; from the exons ATG GTGGTTCTTGCGGCTTCTATTATATCAAAGTCTGGAAAAG TACTTGCTTCAAGGCAATTTGTTGATATGTCCCGGATAAGGATCGAGGGCCTGCTTGCAGCATTTCCAAAGCTGGTTGGAACTGGAAAGCAACATACTTATGTGGAGACTGAAAATGTTCGTTATGTTTATCAACCAATTGAAGCGCTGTATCTGCTACTCATCACAAATAAGCAGAGTAACATTCTTGAAGATCTGGATACACTGAGGCTGCTCTCCAAACTT GTACCTGAATACTCCCCTTCATTGGATGAAGAGGGTGTCTGCAAGGCAGCATTTCAACTTATATTTGCTTTCGATGAAGCCCTTTCTCTTGGAAACAAGGAAAATATAACTGTTGCACAAGTTATACAAAATTGCGAAATGGAGAGCCAGGGAGAGAAGCTGCACAAGctgatgatgcaaagcaagataaATGATACTAACGAGGTCATGCGGAGGAAAGTAACTGAGATTGAGAAAATCAAG ATTGAGAGAAACAAGACTGAGAATGAAAAATCTGGTCCCAAGAGAACTCCAAACAACTTTAATGACATGAACAGGGATCCAGTATTTCATGATATTGACCTGTTACCTAACAAGGCGAAAG AGCACCCATCTGCTCCTTCTGATGCTTTGAAAAAAGCGCCAGTTAAGGGAATGGTGTTAAGTAAAGAACAGAAGAAGACAGATCAGTTCATAAAGTCTTTGGAAGCTGAAGGAGAAGTTATTCTTGAGGATACTCAACTAAGCGCAATTCAGTCAAGGTCTTCATCATCTATTCCACCAAGTGATCCTATCACAGTGACCATTGAAGAGAAGCTCAATGCCACTGTTAAAATGGATGGTGGAGTTAGTAATTTTTATATTCAAGGAACTCTTGCTCTCCAAGTTCTTGATGTTGTTGATGGTTTTCTCCAGCTGCAG ATTGAGAAACAAGATGTGCCTGGACTTACCTTCAAGACGCACCCTAATATTAACAAAGAGCTGTTCAACAGTCAGCACATTGTTGGGGCAACAGATCCAAACCGGCCTTTCCCCAGTGGTCAAAATGAAACACATCTGGTGAGGTGGAGAATCGAGGGGTTGGGTGAATCTTTTCTGCCATTGACAG TCAATTGCTGGCCTTCCGTGCATGGAAATACAGCCAATGTTAACATTGATTATGAAGCTTCGGAGATGTTCGATTTGCACAATGTTGTCATCTCTATCCCTCTGCCTGCACTCAGGGAGGCTCCGAGTGTTAAACATATAGATGGAGAATGGAA GTATGACCCGAGAAAGTCAGTTCTGGAATGGTCTGTTATTCTTATTGATCAATCCAACCGAAG TGGTTCCATGGAGTTTTCTGTTCCTGCAGCCGATCCAtcaacatttttcccaatctctgTTGGATTTTCTGCATTAAATACATTCAGTAGTTTGAAG GTTACTGCCGTTCGTCCATTGGGGGAAGGTAGCTCAAAATATTCCCAGCGGGTTCGACTGGTCACTGACAAATATGAAGTAGTTTGA